In the genome of Streptomyces collinus, one region contains:
- a CDS encoding DNA repair helicase XPB, whose translation MNGPLIVQSDKTLLLEVDHEQADGCRRAIAPFAELERAPEHIHTYRVTPLGLWNARAAGHDAEQVVDALVQYSRYPVPHALLVDIAETMDRYGRLTLSKHPAHGLVLTTTDRPVLEEILRSKRITPLVGARIDPDTVVVHPSERGQIKQTLLKLGWPAEDLAGYVDGEAHEIELAEDGWALRPYQKQAVENFWHGGSGVVVLPCGAGKTLVGAGSMAQAKSTTLILVTNTVSARQWKHELVKRTSLTEDEIGEYSGTKKEIRPVTIATYQVLTTRRKGVYPHLELFDSRDWGLIVYDEVHLLPAPVFKFTADLQARRRLGLTATLVREDGRESDVFSLIGPKRFDAPWKEIEAQGYIAPADCVEVRVNLTDSERLAYATAETEEKYRFCATTATKRKVTEAIVRRFAGQQILVIGQYIDQLDELGEHLGAPVIKGETSNAQREKLFDAFREGEISVLVVSKVANFSIDLPEATVAIQVSGTFGSRQEEAQRLGRVLRPKSDGHQAHFYSVVARDTIDQDFAAHRQRFLAEQGYAYRIMDADELLAES comes from the coding sequence GTGAATGGTCCGCTGATCGTCCAGTCCGACAAAACCCTGCTCCTGGAAGTCGACCACGAGCAGGCCGACGGCTGCCGCCGGGCCATCGCCCCGTTCGCGGAACTGGAGCGGGCGCCGGAGCACATCCACACCTACCGCGTGACCCCGCTGGGCCTGTGGAACGCCCGCGCGGCGGGGCATGACGCCGAGCAGGTCGTGGACGCGCTCGTGCAGTACAGCCGCTACCCGGTGCCGCACGCGCTGCTCGTGGACATCGCCGAGACGATGGACCGCTACGGCCGTCTCACCCTGTCCAAGCACCCGGCGCACGGGCTGGTGCTCACCACCACCGACCGCCCGGTGCTGGAGGAGATCCTCCGGTCGAAGCGGATCACGCCGCTGGTCGGCGCCCGTATCGACCCGGACACGGTCGTCGTGCACCCCTCCGAGCGCGGACAGATCAAGCAGACGCTGCTGAAGCTGGGCTGGCCGGCCGAGGACCTCGCCGGGTACGTCGACGGCGAGGCGCACGAGATCGAGCTGGCCGAGGACGGCTGGGCGCTCCGGCCGTACCAGAAGCAGGCCGTGGAGAACTTCTGGCACGGCGGTTCGGGCGTCGTCGTCCTGCCCTGTGGCGCCGGGAAGACGCTGGTCGGCGCCGGGTCGATGGCCCAGGCGAAGTCGACCACCCTCATCCTCGTCACGAACACGGTGTCCGCCCGGCAGTGGAAGCACGAGCTGGTGAAGCGGACCTCGCTCACCGAGGACGAGATCGGCGAGTACAGCGGGACGAAGAAGGAGATCCGGCCCGTCACGATCGCCACGTACCAGGTGCTGACGACCCGGCGGAAGGGCGTCTACCCGCACCTGGAGCTGTTCGACTCGCGGGACTGGGGGCTGATCGTCTACGACGAGGTGCACCTGCTGCCCGCGCCGGTCTTCAAGTTCACCGCCGACCTCCAGGCGCGGCGGCGGCTCGGCCTGACCGCCACGCTGGTGCGCGAGGACGGCCGCGAGTCGGACGTGTTCTCCCTGATCGGTCCCAAGCGGTTCGACGCGCCGTGGAAGGAGATCGAGGCGCAGGGCTACATCGCGCCGGCCGACTGCGTCGAGGTCCGGGTCAATCTGACGGACTCCGAGCGGCTCGCGTACGCCACGGCCGAGACGGAGGAGAAGTACCGCTTCTGCGCGACGACCGCGACGAAGCGGAAGGTGACCGAGGCGATCGTGCGGCGGTTCGCCGGGCAGCAGATCCTCGTCATCGGGCAGTACATCGACCAGCTCGACGAGCTCGGGGAGCATCTGGGCGCGCCCGTGATCAAGGGCGAGACGTCGAACGCGCAGCGGGAGAAGCTCTTCGACGCCTTCCGGGAGGGCGAGATCAGCGTGCTCGTGGTGTCCAAGGTCGCGAACTTCTCGATCGACCTGCCGGAGGCGACGGTCGCCATCCAGGTCTCGGGCACCTTCGGCTCCCGGCAGGAGGAGGCCCAGCGCCTCGGCCGGGTCCTGCGCCCCAAGTCCGACGGCCACCAGGCGCACTTCTACTCGGTGGTCGCCCGGGACACCATCGACCAGGACTTCGCGGCCCATCGCCAGCGCTTCCTGGCGGAGCAGGGCTACGCCTACCGGATCATGGACGCGGACGAACTGCTGGCGGAGAGCTGA
- a CDS encoding HelD family protein, producing MSTPVDDPLARERSHLSASRSALRAMREGVEALDISDVTANWVNAEALAHQIEERIKALADLSGTPLFFGRLDYLHAPGAEAAEGAEGERFYIGRRHVHDHDGDPMVIDWRAPVSQPFYRASKKDPMDVALRRRFGYTRGDITAYEDEHLSDPAEAARTSKLLQQEIERPRVGPMRDIVATIQPEQDEIVRSGLSGTVCVQGGPGTGKTAVGLHRVAYLLYAHRERLARTGTLVIGPNRSFLHYIEQVLPALGELAVQQATVDDLVAHVEIKGTDDATAAVVKGDARLAQVLRSALYSHVTMPTEPVVVVRGSRRWRIPAYELEELVRELLDRDIRYGAAREALPQRIAHAVLVQMERSGEAPDDRVQDAVARNSAVKAAVKAVWPAVDPAKLVLRLLSDAEFLAVHADGILDGDEQKAILWAKPARSVKSAKWSPADAVLIDEATDLIQRTHSLGHVVLDEAQDLSPMQYRAVGRRCSTGSATVLGDLAQGTTPWATRSWQEALTHLGKQDALVEELTAGFRVPTDVITYASRLLPHIAPGLTPVVSIRENPGHFEVRPVSGSKDVVDACRESLRHEGSTGLIAADARVPDLAAALTEAGIPYLGPGEETTEDTRLTLVPASLAKGLEYDYVVLDEPQAVVDGEPDERTGLRRLYVTLTRAVSGLIVTHAAGLPPQLASATLH from the coding sequence TTGTCCACGCCCGTCGACGACCCGCTCGCGCGTGAGCGCTCCCACCTCTCCGCCTCCCGTTCCGCCCTGCGTGCCATGCGCGAGGGCGTCGAGGCCCTCGACATCAGCGACGTCACCGCGAACTGGGTCAACGCCGAGGCGCTGGCCCACCAGATCGAGGAGCGCATCAAGGCACTGGCCGACCTCAGCGGCACCCCGCTGTTCTTCGGCCGGCTCGACTACCTGCACGCCCCCGGCGCCGAAGCGGCGGAGGGCGCGGAAGGCGAGCGCTTCTACATCGGGCGACGGCATGTGCACGACCACGACGGCGACCCCATGGTCATCGACTGGCGCGCGCCGGTCTCGCAGCCGTTCTACCGGGCGTCCAAGAAGGACCCGATGGATGTCGCGCTGCGCCGCCGCTTCGGCTACACCCGGGGCGACATCACGGCGTACGAGGACGAGCACCTGTCGGACCCGGCGGAGGCAGCCCGGACCAGCAAGCTGCTCCAGCAGGAGATCGAGCGGCCGCGTGTCGGCCCGATGCGGGACATCGTCGCGACGATCCAGCCCGAGCAGGACGAGATCGTCCGGTCCGGCCTCTCCGGCACGGTGTGCGTGCAGGGCGGCCCGGGCACCGGGAAGACCGCCGTCGGCCTGCACCGGGTCGCCTACCTCCTCTACGCCCACCGCGAGCGGCTCGCCCGCACCGGCACGCTGGTCATCGGCCCGAACCGGTCCTTCCTGCACTACATCGAGCAAGTCCTGCCCGCCCTGGGTGAGTTGGCCGTCCAGCAGGCCACCGTCGACGACCTCGTCGCCCACGTCGAGATCAAGGGCACGGACGACGCGACGGCCGCCGTCGTCAAGGGCGACGCCCGGCTGGCGCAGGTGCTGCGCAGCGCCCTGTACTCGCACGTCACGATGCCCACCGAGCCGGTCGTGGTCGTGCGCGGCTCCCGCCGCTGGCGGATCCCGGCGTACGAACTGGAGGAACTCGTCCGCGAGTTGCTCGACCGGGACATCCGCTACGGCGCCGCCCGCGAGGCCCTGCCGCAGCGCATCGCGCACGCCGTGCTGGTGCAGATGGAACGGTCGGGCGAGGCACCGGACGACCGGGTGCAGGACGCGGTGGCCCGCAACAGCGCGGTCAAGGCGGCGGTCAAGGCGGTCTGGCCGGCCGTCGACCCGGCCAAGCTGGTGCTGCGGCTGCTGTCGGACGCGGAGTTCCTCGCCGTCCACGCCGACGGGATCCTCGACGGGGACGAGCAGAAGGCGATCCTGTGGGCCAAGCCGGCGCGCAGCGTGAAGTCGGCCAAGTGGTCACCCGCGGACGCCGTCCTGATCGACGAGGCCACCGATCTGATCCAGCGCACGCACTCCCTCGGCCACGTCGTCCTCGACGAGGCACAGGACCTCTCCCCCATGCAGTACCGGGCGGTCGGCCGCCGCTGCTCCACCGGCAGCGCGACCGTCCTCGGCGACCTGGCACAGGGCACCACGCCCTGGGCGACCCGGAGCTGGCAGGAGGCGCTGACCCACCTCGGCAAGCAGGACGCCCTGGTGGAGGAACTGACGGCCGGTTTCCGTGTCCCGACGGACGTCATCACCTACGCCTCCCGGCTGCTCCCGCACATCGCCCCGGGCCTCACCCCGGTCGTGTCGATCCGCGAGAACCCGGGCCACTTCGAGGTCCGGCCGGTCTCCGGCTCCAAGGACGTGGTCGACGCCTGCCGGGAGTCGCTGCGCCACGAGGGCTCGACGGGCCTGATCGCGGCGGACGCCCGCGTGCCCGACCTCGCCGCGGCCCTGACGGAGGCCGGCATCCCGTACCTGGGCCCCGGCGAGGAGACCACCGAGGACACCCGCCTGACCCTGGTCCCGGCGTCGCTGGCGAAGGGCCTGGAGTACGACTACGTGGTCCTGGACGAACCCCAGGCGGTGGTGGACGGCGAACCGGACGAACGCACAGGCCTGCGACGTCTGTATGTGACGCTGACGCGAGCTGTGTCGGGCCTGATCGTCACGCACGCGGCCGGGCTGCCGCCGCAGTTGGCGTCGGCCACCCTTCACTGA
- a CDS encoding SDR family NAD(P)-dependent oxidoreductase — MSTNELQGKKALVTGATSGIGRAIAVKLAEAGATVYVTGRRAELGKETVELIEQAGGTGHFVVADVANIDDVRNLAEEVGEVDILVNNAGIFPFSSTPEQSLDSYEQVFAINVRASYFLTAALAPAMVAKKKGAIVNVSSVAAQIGTPVGSVYNASKAAMDALTRSWAVEFGAAGVRVNSVAPGPIRTDMAVDTVGEMFEAFSQSTPLGRAGEPEEIAEAVVFLASDRAGYITGAVLTADGGLVAT; from the coding sequence ATGTCAACCAACGAACTGCAGGGCAAGAAGGCACTCGTCACCGGCGCCACGTCGGGTATCGGCCGCGCGATCGCGGTCAAGCTCGCGGAGGCGGGTGCCACCGTCTACGTGACGGGGCGCAGGGCCGAGCTCGGCAAGGAGACCGTCGAGCTGATCGAGCAGGCGGGCGGGACGGGCCACTTCGTCGTCGCGGACGTCGCGAACATCGACGACGTCCGCAATCTCGCCGAGGAGGTCGGCGAGGTGGACATCCTGGTGAACAACGCGGGCATCTTCCCGTTCTCGTCGACCCCTGAGCAGTCGCTCGACAGCTACGAGCAGGTGTTCGCCATCAACGTGCGTGCGTCCTACTTCCTGACGGCCGCGCTCGCGCCAGCCATGGTGGCCAAGAAGAAGGGCGCCATCGTCAACGTGTCGTCGGTCGCCGCGCAGATCGGCACCCCGGTCGGCTCGGTCTACAACGCCTCCAAGGCCGCGATGGACGCGCTGACCCGGTCGTGGGCCGTCGAGTTCGGCGCGGCGGGCGTTCGCGTCAACTCCGTGGCGCCCGGCCCGATCCGGACCGACATGGCCGTCGACACGGTCGGCGAGATGTTCGAGGCGTTCAGCCAGAGCACACCGCTCGGCCGCGCCGGCGAGCCCGAGGAGATCGCCGAAGCCGTGGTGTTCCTGGCCTCCGACAGGGCCGGCTACATCACCGGCGCGGTGCTCACCGCCGACGGCGGCCTGGTCGCGACCTGA
- a CDS encoding BTAD domain-containing putative transcriptional regulator codes for MSLRFSLMGPVRAWHDEGEIELGPRQQRAVLAALLLNNGIRLSNDQLISMVWDDPTPSAVMALRTYVYKIRKILPELNLKSRDGGYTVRAEIVDDCRGEPLEGLRSAYFDAQRVRLGDYRLKSREDCLEREPDVLELQKHVAAFPLRERPRALLMRALYQEGRQGEALDHFHQARALLNEELGLEPGPELREVHARILKGDLTPPRRPEQLLPDLIDFTGRAEEIAQALRTLPGTVGITGMRGSGKTALATRIGHLVRGRFPDGQIFVRSGDVADELLRAIGVENPVGDKATLWREKARGKRFLVVVDDVQDAAAVRDLATPGSAMILTSVRRLNELPGVTWLKTEGLTEREARDFFRKVLGPVRADAEPGQAEVLLERLSRLPGPIRVMGGKLSSRPHWTIGMVLLQMERESKLDGVIPSDCAAMFAPLIAAEEQLSDPERHMLMCFARQDVEVIDSHHAADMSGADRGEIEMVLESLTGVHLIEPLVLGRYRLPHFVRLYFRLRTLVLTT; via the coding sequence ATGAGCCTGCGCTTCTCACTGATGGGTCCGGTACGAGCCTGGCACGACGAAGGAGAGATCGAACTGGGTCCGCGCCAGCAGCGGGCAGTGCTGGCGGCGTTGCTGCTGAACAACGGCATCCGGCTCAGCAACGACCAGTTGATCAGCATGGTCTGGGACGACCCGACGCCGAGCGCGGTGATGGCGTTGCGGACGTACGTGTACAAGATCCGCAAGATCCTTCCGGAGCTGAACCTGAAGTCCAGGGACGGGGGCTACACGGTCCGCGCGGAGATCGTCGACGATTGCCGCGGAGAGCCCTTGGAAGGCCTCCGGAGTGCCTACTTCGACGCGCAACGGGTGCGGCTCGGCGACTACCGGCTCAAGTCGCGGGAGGACTGCCTCGAACGTGAACCCGACGTGCTGGAGCTGCAGAAGCACGTCGCCGCCTTCCCGCTCAGGGAACGACCGCGCGCTCTCCTGATGCGCGCGCTCTACCAGGAGGGCAGGCAGGGCGAAGCACTGGACCATTTCCACCAGGCGCGCGCACTCCTCAACGAGGAGCTCGGCCTCGAACCAGGGCCGGAGCTGCGCGAGGTCCACGCGCGGATCCTCAAGGGCGACCTCACGCCGCCGCGCAGACCGGAGCAGCTGCTGCCGGATCTGATCGACTTCACCGGCCGTGCCGAGGAGATCGCGCAGGCTCTCCGGACGTTGCCGGGCACCGTGGGCATCACCGGTATGCGGGGCAGCGGCAAGACCGCGCTGGCCACCCGGATCGGCCACCTCGTCAGGGGCCGCTTCCCGGACGGGCAGATCTTCGTCAGGAGCGGGGACGTCGCCGACGAGCTGTTGCGCGCGATCGGCGTGGAGAACCCCGTCGGCGACAAAGCCACACTGTGGCGGGAGAAGGCGCGGGGCAAGCGTTTCCTCGTCGTGGTCGACGACGTGCAGGACGCGGCGGCCGTACGCGATCTCGCCACGCCCGGCTCGGCGATGATTCTCACGAGCGTCCGCCGGTTGAACGAGCTGCCGGGGGTGACCTGGCTGAAGACCGAGGGGCTGACCGAGCGGGAGGCACGGGATTTCTTCCGCAAGGTCCTCGGCCCGGTGCGCGCGGACGCGGAACCCGGGCAGGCCGAGGTGCTGCTGGAACGCCTCTCGCGCCTGCCCGGCCCGATCAGGGTGATGGGCGGCAAGCTCAGCTCGCGTCCGCACTGGACGATCGGGATGGTCCTGCTGCAAATGGAGCGGGAGAGCAAGCTCGACGGTGTGATCCCCTCCGACTGCGCTGCGATGTTCGCCCCGTTGATCGCGGCCGAGGAGCAACTGAGCGATCCGGAAAGGCACATGCTCATGTGCTTCGCGCGCCAGGACGTCGAGGTGATCGACAGCCACCATGCGGCGGACATGTCCGGGGCCGACCGCGGCGAGATCGAGATGGTGCTGGAGTCGCTCACGGGCGTGCACCTGATCGAGCCGCTCGTACTCGGCCGCTACCGGCTGCCGCACTTCGTGCGCCTCTACTTCAGGCTGCGCACACTGGTCCTGACCACCTGA
- a CDS encoding copper homeostasis protein CutC, whose amino-acid sequence MSKRAVLEVIALGVEDAVAAQAGGADRLELVTDMAADGLTPSAATVAGIRRAVDIPLRVMIRLADGFAAGDVERLVRVAGELREAGAEEFVLGFLNAGGVVDLAAVERVVAVLDGCPWTFHRAIDRAADRDALRKQLDGMPRLDTYLTAGASGGVDEGLPVLLAEAARQGQPGYEQHLLVGGGLRLDHVPTLLTAGVDGFHIGGAARPEGWEAPVSADAVARWRAALDAV is encoded by the coding sequence ATGAGCAAGCGTGCAGTCCTGGAGGTGATCGCCCTCGGCGTCGAGGACGCGGTCGCCGCCCAGGCGGGAGGCGCGGACCGCCTTGAACTGGTCACCGACATGGCGGCCGACGGGCTCACGCCGTCGGCCGCCACCGTCGCCGGGATCCGGCGTGCGGTCGACATCCCCCTGCGGGTGATGATCCGTCTGGCGGACGGGTTCGCGGCGGGGGATGTCGAACGGCTGGTGCGGGTGGCCGGTGAGCTGCGGGAGGCCGGGGCGGAGGAGTTCGTGCTCGGGTTCCTCAACGCCGGGGGTGTGGTCGACCTGGCGGCCGTGGAGCGGGTGGTGGCCGTTCTGGACGGTTGCCCCTGGACCTTCCACCGGGCCATCGACCGGGCCGCGGACCGGGATGCCCTGCGCAAGCAGCTGGACGGGATGCCGAGGTTGGACACGTACCTGACGGCCGGGGCTTCTGGTGGGGTCGATGAGGGTCTGCCGGTGCTGCTCGCGGAGGCTGCCCGGCAGGGACAGCCGGGGTACGAGCAGCATCTCCTGGTGGGGGGCGGGCTCCGGCTCGACCATGTGCCGACGCTGCTGACGGCCGGGGTCGACGGCTTCCACATCGGCGGGGCGGCTCGGCCGGAGGGCTGGGAGGCACCGGTGTCGGCGGATGCCGTCGCACGGTGGCGGGCCGCCCTGGACGCCGTCTGA
- a CDS encoding maleylpyruvate isomerase family mycothiol-dependent enzyme, producing MTTPADVPDVRDPEQPGRLLTIERDALIPLLRGRAGEDFARPVAACPGWTVRDVLAHCSAALTRVAEGRFEEGVFSPESNDRDIADRADWSDAQVVDELERGMGAAGPAIAGAGGRLDGLALGEWVHAGDVREALGESGAYGGAGLPDALALLARITRERGHVPLHADLDDLDEPLRLGESGGERPPGRFIGDGPTLVRLYTGRPVDGVSAFELAGVEAKELNIYG from the coding sequence ATGACGACTCCTGCTGATGTGCCTGACGTACGGGACCCCGAGCAGCCCGGGCGGCTGCTGACGATCGAGCGTGACGCGCTGATCCCGCTGCTGCGGGGCCGGGCCGGGGAGGACTTCGCGCGGCCCGTCGCCGCGTGTCCGGGCTGGACGGTGCGGGACGTGCTGGCGCACTGCTCGGCCGCGCTGACCCGGGTGGCGGAGGGCAGGTTCGAGGAGGGCGTGTTCTCCCCCGAGTCCAACGACCGGGACATCGCGGACCGGGCCGACTGGAGCGACGCGCAGGTCGTCGACGAGCTGGAGCGCGGGATGGGCGCGGCCGGGCCCGCGATCGCCGGGGCCGGCGGCAGGCTGGACGGCCTCGCCCTGGGGGAGTGGGTGCACGCCGGGGACGTCCGCGAGGCCCTCGGCGAGTCGGGGGCGTACGGCGGGGCCGGGCTGCCGGACGCGCTCGCGCTGCTCGCCCGGATCACCCGCGAGCGGGGGCACGTGCCGCTGCACGCCGACCTCGACGACCTGGACGAGCCGCTGCGGCTGGGGGAGAGCGGCGGGGAGCGGCCCCCGGGCCGATTCATCGGGGACGGGCCGACGCTCGTACGGCTGTACACGGGGCGGCCGGTCGACGGGGTGTCGGCGTTCGAGCTGGCCGGTGTCGAGGCCAAGGAGCTGAACATCTACGGCTGA
- a CDS encoding HD domain-containing protein — protein sequence MADLDSLRTRFARTLEAARGPAGGPDPAPYADALLTRWQEPQRRYHTVGHLAAVLDRVDELERYAHDPDVVRLAAWFHDAVYLPDRSENEERSARLAERALAEAGVPDAKTAEVARLVRLTVTHDPADDDPDGQVLCDADLAVLASPPSAYAAYTAAVREEYHFVPSDAFREGRAAILRQLLDLPRLFRTPHGTAEWEATARYNLTAELEMLSLPPRDAS from the coding sequence ATGGCCGATCTCGACTCCCTGCGCACCCGCTTCGCCCGCACCCTGGAAGCGGCCCGGGGCCCGGCCGGCGGCCCGGACCCGGCGCCGTACGCCGACGCCCTGCTCACCCGCTGGCAGGAGCCCCAGCGCCGCTACCACACGGTCGGGCACCTCGCGGCGGTCCTCGACCGCGTCGACGAACTGGAGCGGTACGCGCACGATCCGGACGTGGTCCGGCTGGCCGCCTGGTTCCACGACGCGGTCTATCTGCCCGACCGCTCCGAGAACGAGGAGCGCTCGGCCCGCCTCGCCGAACGCGCCCTCGCCGAGGCCGGCGTGCCCGACGCGAAGACCGCCGAGGTGGCCCGCCTGGTCCGGCTCACCGTCACCCACGACCCGGCCGACGACGACCCCGACGGCCAGGTCCTGTGCGACGCCGACCTCGCGGTCCTCGCCTCGCCCCCGTCGGCGTACGCCGCCTACACCGCGGCCGTCCGCGAGGAGTACCACTTCGTCCCCAGCGACGCCTTCCGCGAGGGCCGCGCCGCGATCCTGCGCCAACTCCTCGACCTGCCGCGCCTGTTCAGGACACCGCACGGCACCGCCGAGTGGGAGGCCACGGCCCGCTACAACCTCACGGCCGAGCTGGAAATGCTGTCGCTCCCACCCCGGGACGCCTCGTAG
- a CDS encoding GNAT family N-acetyltransferase: MEQAVAECVSLLGAVTERDWEGVRAGRLDWDCRRTAVHIAEDLIAYAGQLAGREQDGYSPFELSMEEDTGNADVLRVIGTTGALLAAAIRTTPRDVRSFHPYPFRSANRDGFAAMGVVEVLLHTHDICEGLGLSYEPAPELCDFVLTRIFPHVQPGPTPWPTLLWATGRGEPAGRAPVTEWRWNNNLVIGTERLTLEGVTPAAAADLSTVGDGGFEWIEGGPVDGTRVGAGLVYKQYEDGIHRPEWGMYVLVRREDGRALGAMGFHGVPDETGRVEIGYDLVGGARGHGYATEALRTLSSWALKRDEVRTVVANVERGNLPSQNVLARAGFTQVAEDPGHLAYELREPGEG; the protein is encoded by the coding sequence GTGGAGCAGGCCGTCGCCGAGTGCGTGAGCCTGCTGGGGGCGGTCACCGAGCGGGACTGGGAAGGCGTACGGGCGGGGCGGCTCGACTGGGACTGCCGGCGGACGGCGGTGCACATCGCCGAGGACCTCATCGCGTACGCGGGGCAGCTGGCGGGGCGGGAGCAGGACGGGTACTCGCCGTTCGAGCTGTCGATGGAGGAGGACACCGGCAACGCGGACGTGCTGCGGGTGATCGGCACCACGGGAGCCCTGCTCGCCGCGGCGATCCGCACCACCCCGCGGGACGTGCGGTCCTTCCACCCGTACCCGTTCCGCAGCGCGAACCGTGACGGGTTCGCCGCGATGGGCGTGGTCGAGGTGCTGCTGCACACGCACGACATCTGCGAGGGGCTGGGCCTGTCGTACGAACCGGCGCCCGAGCTGTGCGACTTCGTGCTCACCCGGATCTTCCCGCACGTCCAGCCGGGCCCCACCCCGTGGCCGACCCTGCTGTGGGCCACCGGGCGCGGGGAACCGGCCGGCCGCGCCCCGGTCACCGAGTGGCGCTGGAACAACAACCTGGTGATCGGCACCGAGCGGCTCACCCTGGAGGGGGTCACCCCCGCGGCGGCCGCCGACCTGTCCACGGTCGGCGACGGCGGCTTCGAGTGGATCGAGGGCGGCCCGGTCGACGGCACGCGGGTCGGCGCCGGGCTGGTGTACAAGCAGTACGAGGACGGCATCCACCGGCCGGAGTGGGGCATGTACGTGCTCGTCCGGCGCGAGGACGGCCGCGCGCTCGGTGCCATGGGCTTCCACGGCGTCCCGGACGAGACGGGACGGGTCGAGATCGGCTACGACCTGGTCGGGGGCGCCCGCGGTCACGGCTACGCCACCGAGGCGCTGCGCACGCTGTCGTCCTGGGCGCTGAAGCGGGACGAGGTGCGGACCGTGGTCGCGAACGTCGAGCGGGGCAACCTGCCGTCGCAGAACGTGCTCGCGCGGGCCGGCTTCACCCAGGTCGCCGAGGACCCCGGGCACTTGGCCTACGAGCTGCGCGAACCCGGCGAGGGATAG
- a CDS encoding DUF4031 domain-containing protein — MTIYIDPPAWPGHGRMWSHLVSDVSYDELHTFAARLGVPRRAFERDHYDIPGERYADVVAAGAVEVSSREVVRLLYAAGLRRPKGRYPSPGSRSS; from the coding sequence GTGACGATCTACATCGACCCGCCGGCCTGGCCCGGCCACGGCCGCATGTGGTCCCACCTCGTCAGCGACGTCTCCTACGACGAGCTCCACACCTTCGCCGCGCGCCTCGGCGTCCCCCGCCGGGCCTTCGAGCGCGACCACTACGACATCCCCGGCGAGCGGTACGCCGACGTGGTGGCCGCCGGGGCCGTGGAGGTCAGCAGCCGCGAGGTGGTGCGGCTGCTGTACGCGGCGGGGCTGCGGCGGCCCAAGGGGCGCTATCCCTCGCCGGGTTCGCGCAGCTCGTAG
- a CDS encoding MurR/RpiR family transcriptional regulator — translation MTRDVKEIFARERSGSSGASGAPPAPAALAAKVRTLGPSMTRSMQRVAEAVAGDPAGCAALTVTGLAELTGTSEATVVRTARLLGYPGYRDLRLALAGLAAQQQSGRAPAITTDIAVDDPIADVVAKLAYDEQQTLADTAAGLDTVQLGAAVAALATARRTDVYGVGASGLVAQDLTQKLLRIGLIAHAHSDPHLAVTNAVQLRAGDVAVAVTHSGSTGDVIEPLRVAFERGATTVAITGRPNGPVTQYADHVLTTSTARESELRPAAMSSRTGQLLVVDCLFVGVAQRTYETAAPALSASYEALAHRHRS, via the coding sequence GTGACCCGTGATGTGAAGGAAATTTTCGCCCGCGAGCGGAGCGGCTCCTCCGGGGCGAGCGGCGCCCCGCCCGCCCCCGCCGCCCTCGCGGCCAAGGTCCGCACGCTGGGCCCGTCGATGACGCGCTCCATGCAGCGCGTCGCCGAGGCCGTCGCGGGCGACCCGGCCGGCTGCGCGGCCCTCACGGTCACCGGCCTCGCCGAACTCACCGGCACCAGCGAGGCGACCGTCGTACGCACCGCCCGCCTGCTGGGCTATCCGGGTTACCGGGACCTGCGCCTGGCGCTCGCCGGCCTCGCCGCGCAGCAGCAGTCGGGCCGCGCCCCGGCCATCACGACGGACATCGCCGTGGACGACCCGATCGCCGACGTGGTCGCCAAGCTCGCCTACGACGAGCAGCAGACCCTCGCCGACACCGCCGCCGGCCTCGACACCGTGCAACTGGGCGCGGCCGTCGCCGCGCTGGCCACGGCCCGCCGCACCGACGTGTACGGCGTCGGGGCGTCCGGCCTGGTCGCCCAAGACCTCACGCAGAAGCTGCTGCGCATAGGCCTCATAGCCCATGCCCACAGCGACCCGCACCTCGCCGTCACCAATGCCGTGCAACTGCGCGCGGGCGATGTCGCCGTCGCCGTCACGCACTCCGGGTCCACGGGCGACGTCATCGAGCCGCTGCGGGTCGCCTTCGAGCGCGGCGCGACGACGGTGGCGATCACCGGCCGCCCGAACGGCCCGGTCACGCAGTACGCCGACCACGTCCTCACCACGTCCACCGCACGCGAGAGCGAGCTGCGTCCGGCGGCGATGTCGTCCCGGACGGGTCAGCTCCTCGTGGTGGACTGCCTGTTCGTGGGGGTGGCGCAGCGGACGTACGAGACGGCGGCGCCGGCGCTGTCGGCGTCGTACGAGGCGCTGGCCCACCGGCATCGTTCCTGA